From Clostridium sp. SY8519:
CGTAATGGATGAACTCAACGGTACCGGTGGTCCGTGGAAGATGGGGATTCCGGAGCAGATCGGTGATACCAAGAAACCGGATGAATATGAAATTGTCGCATATTATAATTTAGAGAACTGATCAAAACCCACAGAATTTCCCCCGGACGGATTGGCCTGCTGCCAGAGCATACCGGATCCTGTACGGGGGATTTTTTCTGCGGTTTTTCCAAGAGATATCCGTGGGAAAGCAGACGGATATTCGATACAGAGCAGAAGGGAATACAGAATGGAAGAAATACTGGTAAGTGACGGAACCGCCCGATTGAAAAAGGGCGGCGGGAGACTGATGAAAGCAGGCGGCCCCTGGATCTACGACAATGAAATCGCTGCGGTCACCGGAGACTTTGAAAACGGGGAGATTCTCCGGGTGGAGGATTTTGACGGATTTTTTCTCGGCTATGGGTTTTACAACGAAAATTCCAAAATCCGGATCCGTATGCTGTCCCGCTGGAGACAGGAGCCGGTGGATGGGGCTCTGATCCGGCAGCGGGTGGAGGATGCCTGGAATTACCGGAAAATGGTGATGACGGACTGTTCCTCCTGCCGTGTGATTTTTGGCGAGGCGGACTGGCTGCCCGGCCTGGTTGTGGACAAATACGAGGATATCCTGGTGGTGCAGTCGCTGGCTCTTGGAATCGACCGGCTCAAAGAGAGGATTTTAACGGAACTGACCGACGTGCTGCGGCAGGACGGGATCCGGATCCGCGGAATCTATGAGAGGTCGGACGCCCAGGTGCGCCGGAAAGAGGGAATGCCCCTGTATCAGGGATTCTATGGGGATCCCTTCACTACCAAAGTGGAAATCACAGAAAACGGGGTACGTTATCTGGTGGACGTGGCAGAAGGGCAGAAAACCGGATTCTTCCTGGACCAGAAGTACAATCGCCTTGCGATGCAGCGTTTCTGCCGGGGAAAGCGGGTGCTGGACTGTTTTACCCATATAGGAACATTTGCGCTGAATGCGGGACTGGCAGGCGCGGCGGAAGTGATTGGCCTGGATATTTCCGAATTCGCGGTGCAGCAGGCCAGAGAAAACGCTGTCCGGAACGGTCTGTCGGATCGGGTGCAGTTCCGTCAGGTCGATGTGCTGGATGAACTGCCCCGACTGGAGCAGCAGGGGGAGACTTATGATGTGGTGATCCTGGATCCGCCAGCCTTTACCAAGTCCAGGCAGGCCACTCGCCAGGCCATTAAGGGATACCGGGAAATCAACCGCAGGGGAATGAAACTGGTGCGGGACGGAGGAATCCTTGCCACCTGTTCCTGCTCCCACTTTATGACCCAGGAGCTTTTCGCGAAGACCATTGAAGAGGCCGCCCGCAGCGCGCACCGGCGGCTCCGTCAGATTGAGTTCCGGACACAGGCGCCGGATCACCCGATTCTGTGGAACAGGGAAGAAACCTCCTATTATTTGAAATTTTATATTTTTCAGGTGTGTATGGAACAGTAAAAAAAAACGCCTTCCGACTGCAAGAAATCGGAAGGCGTTTTTCAAAACGGGTAAAGGTTCATCCCTTAATAAGCCAGAACAGGAACCAGGAACAGGAAGCCGCAGGCAACAATGATACCGGTTACGATCAGAATAACGGCACAGTAACCCATGATATCCCGGGCGCCCAGACCTGCGATACCCAGAGCGGGAAGAGCCCAGAACGGCTGCAGCATATTGGTCCATGCGTCACCCCAGGCAATACCCATAGCGGTGATGTTCGGTGTAACACCCAGCGCTTTGCCGGCAGGCATCATGATCGGAGCCTGTACTGCCCACTGGCCGCCGCCGGAAGGAACGAAGAAGTTGATAATACCGGCAGAGAGGAATGTCCATACCGGGAAGGTTCTCTGGGTGGAGATGCTTACGAAGAAATCGCTGATGGCACCTGCCAGAGATACGCCGTTGGCACCGGCTGTGGTCATCATACCCATGATTCCGGCATAGAACGGGAACTGCAGGATAATGCCGCCGGCGCTCTTTGCAGCGTCCATGATGGCGCGTACATAGCTGATGGGGGTCTTATGGAAAATGATACCCAGTACCAGGAAGATCAGGTTTACTACATCCAGGGATAAATTGAAAGAACCGCTGGAATAGAAGTAATAGATCAGGTACATGACACCGATAATGGCGATAATCGCGGAAAGAATCGGGCTGTTTTCCATTCTTTCTGCCGGGGTCTCAGCTTTTTTCTTTTCTGGAATCGGCTCATCTACCAGCAATGCAGGATCTACGGTTACCGTATGTTCTGCATCCGGATGCATTCTGCCGTTGACAAAAGTGATGACAATTAATACAGCCAGAACCATAATCAGATTCCAGACAGAAAAAATAGTCTGGGAAGTAGGAATGGCCTTGGTGATAACACCGGCTGTCGCGGTTTTTACACTGTCATTGTAGGTAGCAACGGTTAACGGAATGGA
This genomic window contains:
- a CDS encoding short-chain fatty acid transporter; its protein translation is MFKKFTNGCVRIVQRLLPDAFIFCIILTIVVFVACMPVTGMNPIQVASAWGSGFWSLLAFSMQMALVLVLGTALANAPAVHRGIVRLASIPKRPVQAIMFVTVVSTICCWLNWGFGLVVGAILAKEVAKQVKNVDYRLLIASAYSGFVVWHAGVSGSIPLTVATYNDSVKTATAGVITKAIPTSQTIFSVWNLIMVLAVLIVITFVNGRMHPDAEHTVTVDPALLVDEPIPEKKKAETPAERMENSPILSAIIAIIGVMYLIYYFYSSGSFNLSLDVVNLIFLVLGIIFHKTPISYVRAIMDAAKSAGGIILQFPFYAGIMGMMTTAGANGVSLAGAISDFFVSISTQRTFPVWTFLSAGIINFFVPSGGGQWAVQAPIMMPAGKALGVTPNITAMGIAWGDAWTNMLQPFWALPALGIAGLGARDIMGYCAVILIVTGIIVACGFLFLVPVLAY
- a CDS encoding class I SAM-dependent rRNA methyltransferase, with product MEEILVSDGTARLKKGGGRLMKAGGPWIYDNEIAAVTGDFENGEILRVEDFDGFFLGYGFYNENSKIRIRMLSRWRQEPVDGALIRQRVEDAWNYRKMVMTDCSSCRVIFGEADWLPGLVVDKYEDILVVQSLALGIDRLKERILTELTDVLRQDGIRIRGIYERSDAQVRRKEGMPLYQGFYGDPFTTKVEITENGVRYLVDVAEGQKTGFFLDQKYNRLAMQRFCRGKRVLDCFTHIGTFALNAGLAGAAEVIGLDISEFAVQQARENAVRNGLSDRVQFRQVDVLDELPRLEQQGETYDVVILDPPAFTKSRQATRQAIKGYREINRRGMKLVRDGGILATCSCSHFMTQELFAKTIEEAARSAHRRLRQIEFRTQAPDHPILWNREETSYYLKFYIFQVCMEQ